The following are from one region of the Methylophilus sp. DW102 genome:
- the pilB gene encoding type IV-A pilus assembly ATPase PilB yields the protein MATLESTKKLGGMARMLVQSSLMSEEEAATLQEKCQSQKASFLAATLAQKKISPKEIALSASQAFGFPFFDLDALEQNLLPDKGIDIKLMQSHRVLLLQQKGNVAYIALSDPTNLHALDTIQFQMGATLFPIVVEDDKLGKWIDKIVESKDTSMSALNASGDDFDLGLEESSEEPEADIMQEVDDAPVVKFLQKILMDAINMGASDLHFEPYEKFYRIRFRVDGVLRDMSQPPLAIKEKLASRIKVISNLDISEKRIPQDGRMKLILSKTRAIDFRVSTLPLIHGEKIVMRILDPSSATLGIEALGYEAPQQEALLKAIHRPYGLVLVTGPTGSGKTVSLYTCLNLLNDPGVNISTAEDPAEIPLAGINQVNVNDKQGLTFAAALKSFLRQDPDIIMIGEIRDLETADMAIKAASTGHMVLSTLHTNDAPTTLSRLLNMGVAPFNIASAVTLITAQRLARRLCKHCKVPLNVPKEALLKVGFTEADLDGSWQLYGAKPGGCEHCNNGYKGRVGIYQVMPITEEIARIIMSHGNAMDIAAQAKREGVKDLRESGLLKVKQGLTSIEEVEAVTNE from the coding sequence ATGGCCACACTGGAAAGCACAAAAAAACTGGGCGGCATGGCCCGCATGCTGGTGCAATCTTCGCTGATGAGTGAAGAAGAAGCGGCCACCCTGCAAGAAAAATGTCAGAGCCAAAAAGCCAGCTTCCTCGCCGCGACGCTGGCACAAAAGAAAATCTCGCCCAAAGAAATCGCGCTCTCTGCCTCACAAGCGTTTGGTTTTCCTTTTTTTGACCTGGATGCGCTTGAACAGAATCTGCTGCCTGACAAAGGCATTGATATCAAACTGATGCAGTCGCATCGTGTGCTGCTGCTGCAACAAAAGGGCAATGTAGCCTATATTGCCCTGTCTGACCCGACCAACCTGCATGCGCTGGACACCATCCAGTTTCAAATGGGTGCAACCTTGTTCCCGATTGTGGTGGAAGATGACAAATTGGGCAAATGGATAGATAAAATTGTCGAATCCAAAGACACCAGCATGTCTGCACTCAATGCCAGCGGGGATGATTTTGATCTTGGCCTGGAGGAAAGCAGCGAAGAGCCAGAAGCGGATATCATGCAGGAAGTCGATGATGCCCCTGTGGTCAAGTTCCTGCAAAAAATCTTGATGGACGCCATTAATATGGGCGCGTCTGACTTGCACTTTGAGCCTTATGAAAAATTTTACCGTATCCGCTTTCGCGTCGATGGCGTGTTAAGGGATATGTCGCAGCCCCCGCTGGCCATCAAGGAAAAGCTGGCTTCACGCATCAAGGTGATTTCTAATCTGGACATCTCGGAAAAAAGAATTCCGCAAGATGGCCGCATGAAGCTGATCCTGTCGAAAACACGCGCAATTGATTTCCGTGTCAGCACCTTGCCACTGATCCATGGCGAAAAAATTGTCATGCGGATTCTGGATCCCTCCAGTGCCACGCTGGGCATTGAAGCGCTCGGCTACGAGGCACCACAACAGGAGGCGCTACTCAAGGCCATTCACCGCCCATACGGTCTGGTACTGGTCACCGGGCCCACCGGTTCGGGTAAAACCGTCTCGCTGTATACCTGTCTGAATTTACTCAATGATCCCGGCGTCAATATCTCAACCGCAGAAGATCCGGCCGAAATTCCGCTGGCGGGCATTAATCAGGTTAACGTCAATGACAAACAGGGGTTGACCTTCGCTGCAGCCCTTAAATCCTTTTTGCGTCAGGACCCGGACATCATCATGATTGGTGAGATCCGCGACCTGGAAACTGCAGATATGGCCATCAAGGCCGCATCGACCGGGCATATGGTGCTGTCCACCCTGCATACCAACGATGCGCCTACTACCCTCTCCCGTTTGTTAAATATGGGAGTCGCCCCCTTCAATATTGCCTCTGCCGTGACGTTAATTACTGCACAGCGCCTTGCAAGACGGTTGTGCAAGCATTGCAAAGTGCCGCTGAATGTCCCCAAGGAAGCACTATTGAAAGTGGGCTTTACTGAAGCTGATCTGGATGGCAGCTGGCAGTTATACGGTGCCAAACCAGGGGGCTGCGAACATTGTAACAATGGCTACAAGGGACGGGTGGGGATTTATCAGGTGATGCCGATCACCGAGGAAATCGCGCGCATCATCATGTCTCATGGCAACGCCATGGACATTGCCGCGCAGGCCAAACGCGAAGGTGTGAAAGATCTGCGCGAGTCTGGCTTGCTCAAGGTTAAACAGGGACTCACCTCGATTGAGGAAGTCGAAGCAGTCACCAACGAGTAA
- a CDS encoding type II secretion system F family protein, translated as MATGNIKQSVYLWEGKDRKGKVIKGEMRANGEAVVNATLRRQGISVSKVKKQSSLATKGKVSEKDVTLFTRQLATMMKAGVPLLQAFDIVGKGHHNPAVSKLLGDIKADVETGSSLSAAFRKYPLHFDQLFCNLVGAGEQAGILDALLERLATYKEKILAIKSKIKSALVYPTSIIVVAFVITAVIMIFVVPSFKELFSSFGADLPGPTVVVINLSDFFVKWWWAIFGSLGGGLWFFFYTWKRSAKLQATMDRLMLRLPIFGELIRKATIARFARTLSTMFAAGVPLVEALDSVAGASGNQVYFDATKKIQSEVSTGTSLTVAMQNTNVFPNMVIQMTAIGEESGSLDSMLTKVADFYEGEVDDAVAAISSLMEPVIMVVLGVLIGGLVVAMYMPIFKMGKVVSGGG; from the coding sequence ATGGCGACTGGCAACATCAAACAATCTGTATATTTGTGGGAAGGTAAAGACCGCAAAGGCAAGGTGATCAAGGGCGAGATGCGCGCCAACGGCGAGGCCGTCGTCAATGCGACCTTACGCCGCCAGGGCATCAGTGTCAGCAAAGTGAAAAAGCAGAGCTCGCTGGCGACCAAAGGCAAGGTGTCAGAAAAAGATGTCACGCTGTTCACCCGCCAGTTGGCGACCATGATGAAAGCCGGCGTGCCTTTGCTGCAGGCGTTTGACATTGTCGGCAAGGGCCACCACAACCCTGCGGTCTCCAAACTGTTGGGCGACATCAAGGCCGATGTTGAAACAGGCAGCAGCCTGAGCGCGGCCTTCCGAAAATACCCGCTGCATTTTGACCAGTTATTTTGCAATCTGGTGGGCGCTGGCGAGCAGGCCGGGATTCTGGATGCCTTATTGGAACGCCTGGCAACCTACAAGGAAAAAATCCTCGCCATCAAAAGCAAGATCAAATCAGCGCTGGTATACCCGACTTCGATTATCGTGGTGGCGTTTGTCATTACCGCCGTCATCATGATTTTTGTGGTGCCCTCGTTCAAAGAGCTGTTCAGCAGCTTTGGCGCAGACTTGCCTGGCCCGACAGTGGTGGTGATTAACCTGTCAGACTTTTTTGTAAAATGGTGGTGGGCCATTTTTGGTAGTCTGGGTGGCGGCCTGTGGTTCTTTTTCTATACCTGGAAACGCTCGGCAAAACTACAGGCGACCATGGATCGGCTAATGCTACGCCTGCCGATTTTTGGTGAGCTCATCCGCAAAGCCACCATTGCCCGCTTTGCGCGTACGCTCTCAACCATGTTCGCCGCCGGCGTGCCGCTGGTAGAAGCGCTGGACTCTGTGGCAGGGGCTTCGGGCAATCAAGTGTATTTTGATGCTACCAAAAAGATTCAAAGCGAGGTTAGTACCGGGACCAGTCTCACCGTGGCCATGCAAAACACCAATGTCTTCCCGAATATGGTGATCCAGATGACCGCGATTGGTGAAGAGTCTGGCTCATTGGACAGCATGCTGACCAAAGTGGCCGATTTTTATGAGGGCGAAGTCGATGATGCGGTCGCGGCAATTTCCAGCCTGATGGAGCCGGTGATCATGGTGGTACTCGGCGTGCTGATTGGCGGGCTGGTGGTGGCCATGTACATGCCCATCTTCAAAATGGGTAAAGTGGTTAGCGGTGGTGGCTAG
- a CDS encoding DsbC family protein, which produces MKKYNATAVIKALGALCLLWSMGSVADEASLKKQIESAYPKFKVDSVTKTPYAGLYEVYMGGQIIYTDDKFSFLIAEGRLVDPKTKKDLTGERMDELTKIDFNTLPLDQAIKVVKGNGSRKLVVFSDVDCPFCKRLEQKELTNINDVTIYTFLYPIEQLHPDAANKSRSIWCASNRVKAWQDWIMNNKLPTTTAKCDVPLEKVGELAHKVGVNSTPTMFFENGKRMLGAQPYDEIEKSLQAASKKAM; this is translated from the coding sequence ATGAAAAAATACAACGCAACGGCTGTCATCAAGGCCTTGGGGGCCCTCTGTCTGCTGTGGTCTATGGGCAGCGTGGCAGATGAAGCCAGTCTGAAGAAACAGATAGAGAGTGCCTATCCAAAATTCAAGGTGGATAGCGTGACCAAAACCCCTTACGCCGGATTGTACGAAGTGTACATGGGTGGCCAGATCATCTATACCGATGATAAATTCAGTTTTTTGATAGCTGAAGGCCGCCTGGTAGATCCGAAAACCAAAAAAGACCTGACCGGTGAGCGTATGGACGAGCTCACTAAAATTGATTTCAATACGCTGCCTCTGGATCAGGCCATCAAGGTGGTCAAAGGCAATGGCAGCCGCAAGCTGGTGGTGTTCTCGGATGTGGATTGCCCATTCTGCAAGCGTCTTGAGCAAAAAGAGCTCACCAACATTAACGATGTCACCATTTACACCTTTTTGTATCCGATTGAACAGCTGCACCCGGATGCGGCCAACAAATCGCGTAGCATCTGGTGTGCCAGCAACCGTGTAAAAGCCTGGCAAGACTGGATCATGAACAACAAGCTGCCGACCACTACTGCCAAGTGCGATGTGCCGCTGGAAAAAGTCGGCGAACTGGCGCATAAAGTCGGGGTCAACAGCACGCCGACCATGTTCTTTGAAAACGGTAAACGCATGCTGGGTGCGCAGCCTTATGATGAGATTGAAAAGTCCTTGCAGGCTGCTAGCAAAAAAGCCATGTAA
- a CDS encoding FAD-dependent monooxygenase, producing the protein MQLIEHPVVIGGGPVGLVLALSLQQAGVPVTVLEAQAPGAMYGDGRALALSFGTRQVLEQLQVWSMLADAVTAIETIHVSQQKGLGRTVLKAQEHQLPALGYVVSYGVLMRALDARLAQLTTGIKLYYEAPVTDLQVHASAADIVYTAADGQRYSLSTPLAVVADGGRSLEAIPGLQRDTKHYGHDALVGLVQTELPHRQIAYERFTPRGPMALLPNGDQFSLVWTGEQAYIDEIAALDDAAFLHALHAAFGDRVGRFLHAGKRFRFPLKLSKLEQTFAAHCVVIGNAAQTMHPVAGQGFNVGIRDAVALAENVASTTSHEWGADHRLLAYQASRQRDTGRGLQFTDFLVNVFSNDLIGVGVLRGAGLGMLSMLPMARRFLVEKMSYGR; encoded by the coding sequence ATGCAATTGATTGAACATCCTGTCGTGATTGGCGGTGGCCCGGTCGGGTTGGTGCTGGCCTTGTCTTTGCAGCAGGCTGGTGTGCCGGTCACCGTGCTTGAAGCGCAGGCGCCAGGCGCCATGTATGGCGATGGCCGTGCCCTGGCCTTGTCTTTTGGCACGCGCCAGGTGTTGGAGCAATTGCAAGTATGGTCCATGTTGGCCGATGCGGTCACTGCCATTGAAACCATTCATGTGTCACAGCAAAAAGGTTTGGGCCGCACCGTGCTCAAAGCACAAGAGCATCAGCTACCGGCGCTGGGCTATGTGGTGTCTTATGGCGTGTTGATGCGGGCGCTGGATGCGCGCCTGGCGCAATTGACCACTGGCATTAAGCTGTATTACGAAGCTCCGGTGACGGACTTACAGGTGCATGCCAGTGCCGCCGATATTGTATATACGGCAGCCGATGGGCAACGGTACTCACTGTCTACGCCGTTAGCGGTGGTGGCCGATGGCGGCCGGAGTCTGGAGGCTATTCCGGGCTTGCAGCGCGACACCAAGCATTATGGGCATGATGCACTGGTAGGCCTGGTGCAAACTGAACTGCCACACCGGCAGATTGCCTACGAGCGCTTTACGCCACGTGGCCCGATGGCGCTGCTACCCAATGGCGACCAGTTTTCACTGGTGTGGACGGGCGAGCAGGCGTATATCGACGAGATTGCTGCGCTTGATGATGCCGCCTTTTTGCACGCCCTGCATGCCGCCTTTGGTGACCGCGTCGGCCGCTTTCTGCATGCCGGAAAACGCTTCAGGTTCCCGCTTAAATTAAGCAAACTGGAACAGACGTTTGCGGCGCATTGCGTGGTCATCGGCAATGCGGCGCAAACCATGCATCCGGTCGCCGGTCAGGGCTTTAATGTCGGCATCCGTGATGCGGTGGCGCTGGCCGAGAATGTGGCGTCTACGACATCGCATGAGTGGGGCGCTGACCACCGCTTGCTCGCCTACCAGGCGTCCAGACAGCGTGATACCGGGCGTGGCTTGCAGTTTACCGATTTTCTGGTCAATGTATTTTCAAATGATTTGATCGGGGTGGGCGTGTTGCGTGGTGCGGGGCTGGGGATGCTCAGCATGTTACCGATGGCCCGGCGTTTTCTGGTGGAAAAAATGAGTTATGGACGCTGA
- a CDS encoding FAD-dependent monooxygenase gives MQTDVVIVGAGLVGLTAAIALSRLGKQVVLTDAKPPFELPAGWADDQLDWDSRIYALTNQTMDWLAEIGVWQHVPAQRVNPVNAMHLWSPTQHHVLPSLSLTAKEAHLAQMGCIVESQALMQACWTVLADADVTVITDAPAQSLQQFGHQIRVALPQQTIEAQLLIGADGASSWVRSQCGVGVEQVDFAQTALVTNYVATQAHQHVARQWFGAHETLALLPMPEQQVSLVWALPHAEAARMQALSAGELAVAVEHRCGQVLGPLTPNGAVVAFPLRQNTAETMALPNILLLGDAAHQVHPMAGQGVNLGFEDVQALCAEVARLPGIKPLGDVNVLRHVMRGRQRDIRSMHALTRGLDFLFARPQALWTHAALLGLRGVENSAMLKRFLIRTATQA, from the coding sequence ATGCAGACAGACGTAGTGATTGTCGGTGCTGGGTTGGTGGGGCTGACCGCTGCCATCGCCTTGTCCCGTCTGGGCAAGCAGGTGGTCCTGACGGATGCCAAGCCACCGTTTGAGCTGCCAGCAGGCTGGGCCGACGATCAGTTAGACTGGGACAGCCGGATCTATGCGCTGACCAATCAAACCATGGACTGGTTAGCTGAGATTGGCGTCTGGCAGCATGTGCCTGCGCAGCGCGTGAACCCGGTCAACGCCATGCATTTATGGTCACCGACGCAGCATCATGTCCTGCCCAGCCTGAGCCTGACAGCCAAGGAAGCGCATCTGGCCCAAATGGGCTGCATTGTTGAGAGTCAGGCCTTGATGCAGGCGTGCTGGACTGTGTTGGCAGACGCCGACGTAACGGTCATCACCGACGCACCGGCGCAATCCTTGCAACAATTTGGTCATCAAATCCGTGTAGCATTGCCGCAGCAAACGATAGAAGCACAATTATTGATAGGCGCAGACGGCGCGAGTTCATGGGTGCGCTCGCAGTGTGGCGTCGGCGTGGAGCAAGTGGACTTTGCGCAGACGGCGCTGGTCACCAATTATGTTGCCACACAAGCGCATCAACACGTGGCAAGGCAGTGGTTTGGTGCCCATGAAACGCTGGCCTTGCTGCCGATGCCTGAGCAGCAGGTGTCATTGGTCTGGGCCTTACCCCACGCCGAGGCCGCCCGCATGCAGGCGCTGTCTGCCGGTGAGCTGGCAGTCGCAGTTGAACACCGCTGTGGTCAGGTCTTGGGCCCACTGACGCCTAATGGTGCTGTGGTGGCGTTTCCCCTCAGGCAGAATACAGCTGAAACCATGGCGTTGCCCAATATCCTGTTGCTCGGTGATGCCGCACACCAGGTGCATCCTATGGCCGGGCAGGGGGTCAATTTGGGCTTCGAAGATGTGCAAGCCTTATGTGCGGAAGTCGCACGCTTGCCGGGCATTAAGCCCTTGGGGGATGTTAACGTGCTGCGGCATGTCATGCGTGGCCGTCAACGCGATATCCGAAGCATGCATGCCCTGACGCGAGGACTGGATTTTCTGTTTGCGCGTCCACAGGCACTGTGGACGCATGCCGCCTTGCTTGGCTTACGCGGCGTTGAAAACAGTGCTATGCTGAAACGTTTTTTAATTCGCACCGCGACGCAAGCGTAG
- the pepP gene encoding Xaa-Pro aminopeptidase, which translates to MQEFSRRRQQLINHMQAGIAIIPTAPEVTRNRDSHYPYRFDSYFYYLTGFKEPEAVLVLMAGPQPKSILFCRDKDLDREIWDGFRYGPEAAKTVFGFDEAYSITQLDTELPKLMANQPALHFSLGADNAWDSKVTAWLNAVKAQTRSGMQAPAQLLDVRQALDAMRLLKSSEEMDVMRRSAQIAATAHNRAMQHTRPGQWEYEVEAEFLHTFYRHGAQAPAYTSIVAGGANACTLHYNFNNAQLKDGDLLLIDAGCELDGYASDITRTFPVNGRFSGPQKDLYELVLAAQAAALGKVNTQQHWNAPHEAALEVLVDGFIHYGLCQGSRDAVLETGSYRQFYMHRTGHWLGLDVHDAGEYKTADGAWVMLQPGHVLTVEPGCYVRPADNVPPHFWNIGIRIEDDVLVTEHGHEVLTAAAVKTVADIEALMAQR; encoded by the coding sequence ATGCAAGAGTTTTCTCGCCGCCGCCAGCAGTTGATCAACCACATGCAGGCCGGTATTGCGATCATTCCTACCGCGCCCGAAGTGACACGCAACCGCGACAGTCACTATCCCTACCGCTTTGACAGCTATTTTTATTACCTGACTGGCTTTAAAGAGCCGGAAGCGGTGTTGGTGCTGATGGCCGGACCCCAGCCCAAAAGTATTTTGTTTTGCCGTGACAAAGACCTGGATCGCGAAATCTGGGATGGTTTCCGCTATGGCCCTGAAGCTGCCAAAACAGTGTTTGGCTTTGATGAGGCTTATTCGATCACGCAGCTGGACACCGAACTACCCAAACTGATGGCGAATCAGCCGGCTTTGCATTTCAGTTTGGGCGCAGACAACGCCTGGGACAGCAAGGTCACTGCTTGGTTGAATGCGGTCAAAGCACAAACCCGCTCTGGCATGCAAGCACCCGCCCAATTGCTTGATGTGCGTCAAGCGCTGGATGCCATGCGTCTGCTTAAATCGTCCGAGGAGATGGACGTCATGCGCCGTTCAGCACAGATTGCGGCCACCGCGCATAACCGTGCCATGCAGCACACCCGTCCCGGGCAATGGGAGTATGAGGTCGAAGCGGAGTTTTTACACACGTTTTATCGCCATGGTGCGCAAGCGCCTGCTTATACCAGCATTGTGGCTGGTGGCGCCAATGCCTGCACCCTGCATTACAACTTTAACAATGCCCAGCTCAAAGACGGGGATTTGCTGTTGATTGATGCTGGCTGTGAACTGGATGGTTACGCCTCGGACATCACGCGTACCTTCCCGGTCAATGGCCGCTTCAGTGGCCCACAAAAGGACTTGTATGAATTAGTGCTGGCAGCCCAGGCAGCCGCCTTGGGTAAAGTGAATACGCAGCAGCACTGGAATGCGCCGCATGAAGCTGCGCTCGAAGTGTTGGTGGATGGCTTCATTCACTATGGCTTGTGTCAGGGCAGCCGCGACGCGGTGCTCGAAACTGGTAGCTACCGCCAGTTTTACATGCACCGCACCGGGCACTGGCTGGGCCTGGATGTGCACGATGCCGGCGAGTACAAAACAGCCGACGGTGCATGGGTTATGTTACAGCCTGGTCATGTGTTGACCGTAGAGCCAGGGTGCTATGTGCGTCCTGCAGACAATGTGCCGCCGCATTTCTGGAATATCGGTATCCGTATCGAAGATGATGTGCTGGTCACCGAGCACGGACATGAAGTGTTGACGGCCGCTGCGGTCAAAACCGTCGCGGATATCGAAGCGCTGATGGCGCAACGCTGA